Proteins found in one Corynebacterium zhongnanshanii genomic segment:
- a CDS encoding HNH endonuclease signature motif containing protein, with protein sequence MTTRIRRIHPDACWILANEHDELAAVGRDANRIHVQRIQAATPVADAFIADHSTCIAARLGLSNYHAEKISFEALVLAQFPTLMELLLTGMYLPSSVSRLAELLACIPEDLAAALDLDVTDCLGPTVPNQYPLTPAQISARILPIVNDYCPENRLSEPPETHLHIKRSENSTTFCLSVPLLEGQAIEKLIATTARTHNVSAAEALVLLIMGNADVSITLNLFRHADNPDAPLVAAGTILDEQSTKKWLDKVTHTRTLAPSGTSSYSPTAAQRAYIEARDVHCRFPGCSVPAYRCDIDHIHRYDGGGPTHTDNLHLLCRHHHKLKTAGAWDVTRYPDSSETWSSINDGHTVTTVADGPLARPTFAQRLR encoded by the coding sequence ATGACTACCCGAATCCGAAGAATCCACCCGGATGCCTGCTGGATCCTCGCGAACGAGCATGACGAGCTGGCCGCCGTGGGGCGGGACGCCAACCGCATCCACGTCCAGAGAATCCAAGCGGCCACACCCGTCGCTGACGCCTTCATCGCCGATCATTCCACGTGCATCGCAGCCCGCCTGGGGCTCAGCAACTACCACGCAGAGAAGATCAGCTTCGAAGCGCTCGTGCTCGCACAATTCCCGACCCTGATGGAGCTGCTCCTCACAGGGATGTACCTGCCCAGCTCGGTCAGCCGCCTCGCCGAATTGCTAGCGTGCATCCCCGAGGATCTCGCCGCCGCGCTGGACCTGGACGTCACCGACTGCCTGGGCCCCACGGTTCCCAACCAGTACCCACTCACCCCTGCCCAAATCAGCGCACGCATCCTTCCTATCGTCAACGATTACTGCCCGGAGAATCGCCTGTCCGAGCCACCGGAAACACACCTGCACATCAAACGCTCAGAAAACAGCACCACTTTCTGCCTCAGCGTTCCGCTACTCGAGGGGCAAGCCATCGAAAAACTCATCGCCACCACCGCGCGCACCCACAATGTCTCCGCGGCCGAGGCACTCGTCCTGCTCATCATGGGCAATGCGGACGTGTCCATTACCCTCAACCTGTTCCGTCATGCCGATAATCCCGACGCCCCTCTCGTCGCCGCCGGCACCATCCTCGACGAACAGTCCACGAAGAAATGGCTGGACAAGGTCACGCATACCCGAACGCTCGCGCCGTCCGGCACGTCCTCCTACTCTCCCACCGCGGCGCAGCGTGCCTACATCGAAGCGCGCGATGTCCACTGCCGTTTCCCGGGGTGCAGCGTTCCGGCATACCGGTGCGACATCGACCATATTCACCGCTACGACGGAGGAGGCCCCACCCACACCGACAACCTGCACCTACTGTGCCGGCACCACCACAAGCTCAAAACCGCAGGAGCCTGGGACGTCACCCGCTACCCGGACTCCAGCGAAACGTGGAGCTCCATCAACGACGGCCACACCGTCACCACCGTCGCCGACGGCCCCCTCGCCCGGCCCACCTTCGCCCAGCGCCTACGCTAA
- a CDS encoding LCP family protein: MSEDNISRHSRRINPAVTAGARQIGSKPAKAILAGLSAVLLGVTGAGYSVLGGLDNKLASAGGLDLGGQTDGAMDILLTGVDSRTDAQGNPLSQEEIDMLRAGEEEVTNTDTMVLIRIPNDGSGATAVSLPRDTYVKTDNFGNTKLNGVYGIAKQDHADKMVQAGVTDEKTIQQESSEAGRKELINSIADLTGIKVDHYAEVGLLGFVLLTNAVGGVDVCLNNDVSEPLSGANFKKGTQTLDGADALSFVRQRHDLPRGDLDRITRQQVYMASLVSKILSTGTLTNPSKLNELSGAVQRSVVLDSGWDVMGLATQMQNLSGGNVSFQTIPVTSIDGTGDYGESIVTVDKKQVHAFFKDLLGEEDGGEKADAPNYPAREYTVAIKNGSDTQGLASRVSEITASFGFTPGEVGNAEESGDFESFVSAHNAEDPAAIDLAKKLGGLKIVEDPGLGDKELSVSLSSTYNGPGLTDEEAPEDQPEENSDVVGEEGSIDDTGGPDGPIHAGGDTPMCVN, translated from the coding sequence ATGAGTGAGGACAACATCAGCCGCCATTCTCGGCGCATCAACCCAGCGGTCACCGCCGGGGCACGCCAGATCGGTTCCAAACCAGCGAAGGCGATCCTTGCGGGTCTGTCCGCAGTCCTCCTCGGTGTCACCGGCGCGGGATACTCCGTGCTGGGAGGCCTCGACAACAAACTCGCCTCCGCCGGCGGCCTGGACCTCGGCGGACAAACCGACGGCGCCATGGACATCCTGCTCACCGGCGTGGACTCCCGCACGGACGCCCAGGGCAACCCGCTGTCCCAGGAAGAAATCGACATGCTCCGCGCCGGCGAGGAGGAAGTCACCAACACGGACACCATGGTCCTAATCCGCATCCCCAACGACGGATCCGGCGCCACGGCCGTCTCCCTGCCCCGCGACACCTACGTCAAGACCGACAATTTCGGCAACACGAAGCTCAACGGCGTGTATGGCATCGCGAAGCAGGACCACGCCGACAAGATGGTCCAGGCCGGCGTGACCGACGAGAAAACGATCCAGCAGGAATCCTCCGAAGCCGGGCGTAAGGAGCTCATCAACTCCATCGCGGACCTCACCGGCATCAAGGTGGACCACTACGCCGAGGTGGGACTGCTGGGATTCGTGCTGCTCACCAACGCCGTGGGTGGCGTGGACGTGTGCCTAAACAACGACGTCTCCGAGCCGCTGTCCGGCGCGAACTTCAAGAAGGGCACCCAGACCCTAGACGGCGCCGACGCCCTGAGCTTCGTCCGCCAACGCCACGACCTCCCCCGCGGCGACCTGGACCGCATCACCCGCCAGCAGGTGTACATGGCCAGCCTGGTATCCAAGATCCTGTCCACGGGCACGCTCACCAACCCGTCGAAGCTCAACGAGCTCAGTGGGGCCGTGCAGCGCTCCGTGGTTCTGGACTCCGGCTGGGACGTGATGGGGCTGGCCACGCAGATGCAGAACCTGTCCGGCGGCAACGTGTCCTTCCAGACCATCCCCGTGACCTCCATCGACGGAACCGGCGACTATGGCGAGTCCATCGTCACCGTGGACAAGAAGCAGGTCCACGCGTTCTTCAAGGATCTGCTGGGTGAGGAAGACGGCGGTGAGAAGGCCGATGCCCCGAACTACCCTGCGCGCGAGTACACGGTGGCCATCAAGAACGGCTCCGACACCCAAGGCCTGGCCAGCCGCGTATCCGAGATCACCGCGTCCTTTGGCTTCACACCCGGCGAGGTAGGCAATGCGGAGGAATCCGGCGATTTCGAATCCTTCGTCAGCGCCCACAACGCCGAGGATCCCGCTGCTATAGACCTGGCCAAGAAGCTTGGCGGCTTGAAGATTGTGGAGGATCCAGGCCTGGGAGACAAGGAACTGTCCGTTTCCCTGTCCAGCACGTACAACGGCCCAGGACTCACTGACGAGGAGGCCCCTGAGGACCAGCCCGAGGAGAACTCCGACGTAGTGGGCGAAGAGGGCTCCATCGACGATACCGGCGGCCCTGACGGCCCGATCCACGCCGGCGGGGACACGCCGATGTGTGTGAACTAG
- a CDS encoding response regulator: MLRVGLADDQQLVRAGFSLVLDSQDDIEVVWQASDGQQACALAQSSPVDVILMDVQMPGMDGIAATRTIVDAGVDVRIIVLTTFDNDDYVMGSVEAGASGFLLKDADPQELISAVRTVGESAGVISPKATARLMRQVRDMNHGEQLQYPPMELPDPLTPREEEILRLMALGRSNPEIAQELFISLPTVKTHVSRVLQKTDSRDRVHAVLFAFKHGLVSNGELLA; the protein is encoded by the coding sequence ATGTTGCGTGTGGGGCTGGCGGATGATCAGCAGTTGGTGCGCGCCGGGTTTTCGTTGGTGTTGGATTCCCAGGATGATATCGAGGTTGTGTGGCAGGCCAGCGATGGCCAGCAGGCGTGCGCGTTGGCACAGAGCTCTCCTGTGGATGTGATCCTGATGGATGTGCAGATGCCGGGCATGGATGGGATTGCGGCCACGCGCACCATTGTGGATGCGGGGGTGGATGTCCGGATTATCGTGCTGACCACGTTCGATAACGATGACTATGTGATGGGCTCCGTGGAGGCCGGGGCCAGCGGTTTTCTGCTGAAGGACGCGGATCCGCAGGAGTTGATCAGTGCCGTGCGCACGGTGGGGGAGTCCGCGGGCGTGATTAGCCCGAAGGCCACTGCGCGTCTGATGCGCCAGGTACGCGACATGAATCACGGTGAGCAGCTGCAGTATCCACCGATGGAGTTGCCGGATCCATTGACGCCCCGCGAGGAGGAGATCCTGCGGTTGATGGCATTGGGCAGGTCGAATCCTGAGATCGCGCAGGAGTTGTTTATTTCGCTGCCCACGGTGAAGACACACGTGAGCCGTGTGCTTCAGAAGACGGATTCCCGGGATAGGGTGCATGCGGTGTTGTTTGCGTTTAAGCATGGTCTGGTCTCTAACGGTGAGTTGTTAGCGTAG
- a CDS encoding ABC transporter ATP-binding protein, with protein sequence MITIDSLTKSYGSKKVVDALSFSVPDGSVTGFLGPNGAGKSTTMRCILGLDKPTGGSATFSGTLPDGKAYASAFSSLDHKTHVAGAVLDASWFTPGRSGRNHLTVLTLSAGLPQSRVEQCLEMVGLNGPAADKKVGGYSLGMKQRLGLAGALLGDPQHLILDEPVNGLDPEGVTWIRQVIRRQASDGKAVLVSSHLLSEMQLTADRLVVIGKGKLIGEYSMDEFLADGTRVMVEAADPIALAALLSNQGFEVSEAQKGNLAVAVGEHGEQEIRRAVAQTALSNNLLITGLRTEQDNLEKRFLAATAGAQEYTTNDKENSHAR encoded by the coding sequence ATGATCACAATAGATTCGCTTACCAAGAGCTACGGCTCCAAAAAAGTGGTGGACGCGCTCAGCTTCAGCGTCCCCGACGGCTCCGTCACGGGCTTCCTCGGCCCCAACGGCGCCGGCAAGTCCACAACCATGCGCTGCATCCTGGGCCTGGACAAGCCCACCGGCGGGTCCGCCACGTTTTCTGGAACGCTGCCTGATGGCAAGGCCTACGCGTCGGCCTTCTCTTCTCTCGACCATAAAACCCACGTCGCGGGCGCTGTCCTGGATGCGTCCTGGTTCACCCCCGGCCGCAGCGGGCGCAACCACCTCACGGTGCTGACGCTGAGCGCGGGGCTTCCTCAGTCGCGCGTGGAGCAGTGCCTGGAGATGGTCGGCCTGAACGGTCCCGCCGCGGATAAGAAGGTGGGCGGCTATTCGCTGGGCATGAAGCAGCGTCTCGGGCTAGCTGGGGCGCTCCTGGGTGACCCGCAGCACCTGATCCTCGACGAGCCGGTCAACGGGCTGGATCCGGAGGGCGTGACCTGGATCCGCCAAGTAATTCGACGCCAGGCCTCCGACGGCAAGGCCGTCCTTGTGAGCTCCCACCTCCTGTCTGAAATGCAATTGACTGCTGATCGTCTGGTGGTCATCGGTAAGGGGAAGCTGATTGGTGAATACTCGATGGACGAGTTCCTGGCCGACGGCACTCGCGTGATGGTGGAGGCCGCTGATCCCATTGCTTTGGCGGCACTGCTCAGTAACCAGGGCTTTGAGGTGTCTGAGGCTCAGAAGGGGAACCTGGCCGTGGCTGTGGGAGAGCACGGAGAGCAGGAGATTCGCCGAGCCGTTGCTCAGACTGCCTTGAGTAACAACCTCTTGATTACTGGTCTGCGCACGGAACAGGACAACTTGGAGAAACGCTTCTTGGCTGCCACCGCCGGTGCCCAGGAGTACACCACGAATGACAAGGAGAACAGCCATGCGCGCTGA
- a CDS encoding ABC transporter permease, translating to MRAELKKLTSLRSTWVYVVLLTGSLYGPAVLMSFLNSDPEATFGWGDTTLGGMIFLLVLLIFAASSTAGDINDRMVAHSFLTQRHRSQWLLAKAALIVIVAEVSYWIGIAISAVVLHFSLEGQWTGGGTYDLWIYALFLPVYALMAVGLAGLTRSKIMGSGIPMVLFLVIEPLLAAAAQHLEWVKYIYYAMPGTRLSDLTQWHALEAQGDDVLDAVGLMTTPAQSAIVILAWGALLFGVAILANNRRDTR from the coding sequence ATGCGCGCTGAACTGAAGAAACTAACAAGTCTGCGTAGTACGTGGGTGTATGTTGTCCTGCTCACGGGTTCGCTCTATGGACCCGCGGTGCTGATGAGCTTCCTGAACTCTGACCCTGAGGCAACCTTCGGCTGGGGTGATACCACACTGGGTGGCATGATCTTCCTGCTGGTCTTGCTGATCTTCGCCGCAAGTAGTACCGCCGGTGATATCAACGACCGCATGGTTGCCCATAGCTTCCTGACGCAGCGCCATCGTTCGCAGTGGTTGCTGGCCAAGGCCGCGCTGATCGTCATTGTTGCGGAAGTGAGCTACTGGATCGGCATCGCGATCAGCGCTGTGGTCCTGCACTTCTCTCTCGAGGGGCAGTGGACCGGAGGCGGTACGTATGACCTATGGATCTATGCCCTCTTTCTCCCGGTTTACGCCCTGATGGCTGTCGGGCTGGCGGGCCTGACCCGCAGCAAGATCATGGGTTCGGGTATCCCGATGGTGCTGTTCCTGGTGATTGAGCCGTTGCTCGCGGCAGCCGCTCAGCACCTGGAGTGGGTGAAGTACATTTACTACGCAATGCCCGGCACTCGACTTTCTGACCTCACGCAGTGGCACGCGCTGGAAGCTCAGGGCGACGATGTCCTCGACGCGGTGGGGTTGATGACCACACCAGCGCAGAGCGCGATCGTGATCCTGGCATGGGGTGCGCTCCTCTTCGGAGTTGCGATCCTGGCCAACAACAGGCGAGATACTCGCTAA
- a CDS encoding TIGR03089 family protein, whose amino-acid sequence MDIIAPLLADPAAPRLTTYTPAGRMELSGQTLANWQSKVAHLLRAYGVQPGDRIGLIADTGWQPAVIAIGAWHVGAVLTDNPDAQLLFTDDPARAEASDAEEIFLLSSDPFGRGVEESGGEVPFGITDFSPEVRIHPDQYHAPTVDGPELAEGVSAPGAGSARRVLTGPWQNVAELTRALVPLMHAGSVVVSVDTATERMQELAAKEGAELEL is encoded by the coding sequence ATGGACATCATCGCCCCCTTACTCGCCGACCCCGCCGCCCCGCGCCTAACCACCTACACCCCCGCCGGCCGCATGGAACTGTCCGGCCAGACCCTGGCGAACTGGCAGTCCAAGGTGGCCCACCTGCTCCGCGCCTACGGGGTACAGCCGGGTGACCGCATCGGCCTGATCGCGGACACCGGGTGGCAGCCCGCCGTGATCGCCATCGGGGCGTGGCACGTGGGTGCCGTCCTGACCGATAATCCCGACGCCCAGCTCCTCTTCACCGACGATCCCGCCCGCGCCGAGGCCTCCGATGCCGAGGAGATTTTCCTCTTGTCCTCAGACCCCTTCGGCCGAGGCGTGGAAGAAAGCGGTGGCGAGGTGCCCTTCGGCATCACGGACTTTTCCCCCGAGGTACGGATTCACCCCGACCAGTATCATGCCCCCACCGTGGACGGCCCGGAGCTTGCCGAGGGTGTGAGCGCCCCCGGCGCCGGCTCTGCCCGCCGAGTCCTCACCGGCCCATGGCAGAACGTGGCCGAGTTAACGAGGGCTCTGGTGCCCTTGATGCACGCAGGCTCCGTGGTGGTGTCGGTGGACACCGCCACGGAGCGGATGCAGGAGCTCGCCGCTAAAGAAGGGGCTGAGCTGGAGCTTTAG